Part of the Streptomyces sp. NBC_01264 genome, ACGAGACGGTTCACCGTCGCCACCGCGCGGCCGACGACGTGGTCGACGTTGCTGACCACCTTCGCCTTGGCGTCCCCGACGATCGTCTTGGGGTGCAGGCGCACCCCGATCTCGTCGAGCGCCTCGGCGAGCTGCTCGCGGCGGCGGACGATGTCCGCCTCGATCTGTGCGGGGGTCCTGGCTTCCGGCACCGCGCTGCCTCCGTCGTCGTGGTCGGTCCCATGGCGGGCGTAGCCCACCATGAACAGTCAGTCAGCAGCTTAGTCTCGACACCGTACCGATCCCCTCTTGAGGAGACTGTTGAGCATGAGCGAGCGACTTGAGCCGGGCGACATCGCCCCCG contains:
- a CDS encoding DUF3618 domain-containing protein; protein product: MVGYARHGTDHDDGGSAVPEARTPAQIEADIVRRREQLAEALDEIGVRLHPKTIVGDAKAKVVSNVDHVVGRAVATVNRLVTDARDGLRHDDGAPRVERIVPVALLAAGVVGLLVLSARRKR